A stretch of DNA from Rattus rattus isolate New Zealand chromosome 18, Rrattus_CSIRO_v1, whole genome shotgun sequence:
ATTCTTAAAACATGTATcagacttagttagggtttccatgcctgtgaacaggcaccatgaccaaggcaagtcttatgaaggacatttaaatggggctagcttacagtttcagaagttcagtccactatcatcaagacaggaaacatggcagcatccaggcaggcatggctctggaggagctgagaagtctacatcttcatccaaaggaagccaggagcaaacTGTCCTCAGGCagataggatgagggtctcaaagcccacccccacagtgacgcacttcctccaacaaggccacacctcctaataatgcccctccctgggccaagcatcaaACCACCATACTATGTGTTCTCAtgaaatacaaaaccaaacaagtctTTAGCATTCTTTAACCCAGCACCATGGGTAAGATGAGGAGTTCAAAACTCTTCCTCATCTCCAAAGTCTTCCGTGAAACCATTATAGAAATAATATGCCAACCCAATGAGAAATCACTGTGCATACTTAAGAGATTAGTGAGGAAAAGCTCTTTACAAACATTCAAAAGCCCACGAGGCTGGCTGTGGCTAATTCTCAAAGAACAGAGGCCTCCAGCTGAAGATCTTACTCGatgacacacacaccatgtggGCTCATTCTTCCCACAAGTGCTGTCATCCTTGAGTCTTTCTCAGGTCCTGGCCCCAGGCTATACCTCAGACCATTTAAAGGGACACAGGAGACTGCAAGTCTGGGGACTCGGGCGCATGGGAGACTTACACAACAATGATATTGTCAATTATTTCTCGAGTACACAGTGTTGTTCTTTGCACATCGTTGTTACCCATGCACATCTTGCCCACCTGGAAAACAGATGTTTTTCCTGTTAAAAGCACAGGCTGGGACACAATGATGGTTGTAACTGTTCTGCCCGCTTGAGTTGCCTCTTAGAGGCATGCACTTTGACATGGACATGGGCCCACTGACTGGTTATAAGTCCTTTATGGGGATAGAACCTAACTGGAGGTTAGTCCTGTTGAATAAACATTTAGCAGAAGCTTCCTCAGCCGTCCTAAACTTCCATTGCGGTACAGAATTTCCTTCTTCACAGTTTCTCACACACCTGCTGAGAGTACACCTGACCTCATAGTTCCTAAGCACGTTTTTAAATGAATCTTTCATAGCATCAGTTTTACTACAAGTTTCTCCTGCATCAAAATTACTCTCTCCATAGCCTGTTGTTGTCTTCAATTCCAgaacgcaggaggcagaggcaggagtatctctgagttccaggacagccagggttataagtgaaaccctgccttaacagacagacagacagacagaatacgGATGTCTGGTCATTTGCTCAGCAAAGGACTATCCCTTCTATATATCAATGATGCCTCCATACAGGTGCACCTCCCAACTTCTCAAATACAAATATCTTTTTACACACGctacaaaataatatatcttcCAAACGGGAGCCTCATTACAAAATCCTACTGTATGAGAATACTTGTGTCATAAGCAAGAAGGCATAGTTAGTATCacaaaagttatattttattatgctgaGGGGTCAtcacaaaacattcacacactaAAGTCCTAACTATGGCCCTAATCCTATCTCGCCTAGGCTGTTCACCTATGCAATATATCTTAGCTGAGGGTCAGGTCCAGTCTCTGATTTGAGGGTCAGCATCCTGGGGGAGACTCTCCAGCCCTAGGGGAGATCAAGGTGACCTCTCTCTCTGGATGTACAGAAGCAGCTTTGCTCTTGgtctctgcttttatatcatcCAGTGGGTGTCACGGGATTCTAGGACTGTGTCCGATTATCTTGAGTGAGTGGTCACTGGATTCTGACTATCAGATGCAGCCTTAGGGGTGGTCGGGATCCAGACTAAGCTAGTTTTACATGTCTAAAAGCATTTTTCACTATGCTCACTACAAGCCAGTACATTACAGAAGACTCTGGAAATTCCAGAACATGTCAAAACATTTTAGCAGCTCTATGTGAAAACTTTGATCTCTAGAAATTGCCCATACCCTGCTATGGCTCCACTTGGCCTGGCTTCCTCATGAGTAGCAACTATGTATTTATTAAACAATGTGTCTTCTCCAAATGTTTGGCCATTTTCTCCTGGCGTTTCACAAGGGAGTTGCCGCTGTTAACTGGAGAAGGCTCAGACATGGAGAGGCATGTGGGAATTGCCTTAGAGGTGTTGGCTGTGGTGTATCAAGTCAGAATATTTCTAGGGTTCTCTATTACAGAATTCCTTGTATTCTTCATTTCAACTACTTCAGAATACACTCCATTCCATTTCTCTGCATGTTTCCATTTATGCTGCTCAAAGCTTTCTCctcctcactcttccttcttcctttgcgCTGGTGTTTCAGGGGTAAGGTGGCTAATTTATACatcacaggaaataaaacagCTGTGAATATGGCTGAGCACAGACATGTGTACAGAACTACTGGCAGATCTGGGTAGTGTCCCTGAAGAATTCCGATCACTGCAGGAATCGCCATTTCTCCCAGGGCAGCACCAATGACAAAGAAGGCTGTTGATTTCCCAGTTAAGGTGGTATACTGCTCAATCCAGGAGATGCCGCTGGGAAACGTGGTTGCCATTGAGGCTCCATACACAGAAGACGCGATCCAGAGGCAAAGAGGGCTCTTGTCAAAAAGCACCAGAAAGAAAGATGAGGCCAGGCTACCGATGTTGCTCACCACAATCATGGTCCCAGGCTGTAAGCATGTCGCAAAGAAGATGGCCAGGCCCCTGCAGGCTGCGAAGGTCCCCCAGAAGATGGAGTTCAAGCCAGCTGCCTCGCTCTCTTCCATGCCAACGTGGGTGGTGGCGAAGGAGAATACGTAAGAGCCGTACGTGATCTCGGCTCCCacgtagaagaagaagaagaggaagaggaggcatagCAGGGCCCTGTGGTATTTAGCCCTTCGAACTTCCTGAGCAGATGCTGCGGTTTTTTTCTGCCTTGAGCGTTTCTTACAAAACAGACCgaacaggaagacagaaactACTAAAATATAGGTTCCGATGGACGCATATGCCCACAGCAGATTCATATCATCGGGT
This window harbors:
- the LOC116887527 gene encoding sodium-dependent glucose transporter 1B; the protein is MAPTTGQRLLQDPEVPATNREPEAAGRGGRTRGVLLWLTTLVLYASFVGLGISTALLGPTFQDLARNVNRNISDLSIIFVGRASGFLCGTMVGGVLLDYMNQFLLLGVSMSATAVGFYLIPLCKKAFLLIIMMSVFGASIGVVDTGANVLILDLWGDKGAPHMQALHFSFALGAFLAPLLAKLAWGTTASAQNHTESDFDPLMLNRSSEAATDSVFAVPDDMNLLWAYASIGTYILVVSVFLFGLFCKKRSRQKKTAASAQEVRRAKYHRALLCLLFLFFFFYVGAEITYGSYVFSFATTHVGMEESEAAGLNSIFWGTFAACRGLAIFFATCLQPGTMIVVSNIGSLASSFFLVLFDKSPLCLWIASSVYGASMATTFPSGISWIEQYTTLTGKSTAFFVIGAALGEMAIPAVIGILQGHYPDLPVVLYTCLCSAIFTAVLFPVMYKLATLPLKHQRKGRRKSEEEKALSSINGNMQRNGMECILK